The following proteins are encoded in a genomic region of Galbibacter sp. BG1:
- a CDS encoding TonB-dependent receptor, which yields MKYLVAFLLLLLGVHLAYSQDCEYTLHGKIIDFHDGSPLLNAIAKVSDSEKFAYSDINGEFTIDNLCTGVVTIEIMHPECENAAIDVTINGNTTKVFKMEHHLEQLSAVTVTSNKVQNTTTGNEQKLQTEAIEKYSSFSLTDALKQVSGVSSLNSGDAIVKPVIQGLHSSRVLTLNNGVRMEDQEWGIEHAPNVDINTAGSLSVIKGASALQYGGDAIGGVVLVNPEPIYVKDSIFGKSIISLSSNGMGSSTSSTLTQTFKNGFYWGVQGTIKRFGDFEAPEYVLSNTGYSEKDFSVKFGLKKFTYGFNAFYSYFNTNIAILRASHIGNVSDLVNAINSDEPLFIRDFTYALDAPEQKVEHHLAKLEFYKRFSGLGKLTLQYNYQNNYRREFDIRVGDDKYKPAVDLLLTTQRVNSNFKIDALENVDLNFGIEGMYQENVADPSTGVRRLIPDYTKYGFGAFAIANYQLSDKLLVEAGFRYDYSQIDALKFYLKNRWEQQGYDDDFSDIIIEDFGTQYLTNPVFDYNNFSYTAGLNYKFNNNYNVKFNYAKASRAPNPSELFSDGLHQSVAAIELGSLRIGSEYSQKFSLIFAKNSGDFTFNIAPYYNPIDDFIYIEPTGIETTIRGAFPVYEYTQVNANLWGVDLDASYRLSKNFTYNGRFAYVRGEDRDRNEALIDIPPANLYNAITFNNTTGKGYSLTLRSDYVFRQNHYPDNNFFYQVIQDGQLVSTLVDVSTPPDAYFLLGMDFNTGFNLFRNTSMDVGLSVNNILNTAYRDYLNRLRYFADNSGRNINIQIKFNY from the coding sequence ATGAAATATTTAGTGGCTTTCCTGCTATTACTGCTAGGAGTCCATTTAGCATATTCACAAGATTGTGAGTATACTTTACATGGAAAGATTATCGACTTCCATGACGGTTCTCCCTTATTGAACGCTATCGCCAAAGTAAGCGATAGTGAAAAATTTGCTTACTCTGATATTAATGGTGAATTTACCATAGATAATCTGTGCACAGGGGTTGTAACCATAGAAATTATGCATCCCGAATGTGAGAATGCCGCCATAGATGTTACCATAAATGGAAATACGACTAAAGTTTTTAAAATGGAACATCACTTGGAACAGTTAAGCGCAGTTACGGTAACCAGTAATAAAGTACAGAACACTACTACTGGAAACGAGCAGAAATTACAAACTGAAGCCATTGAAAAATATAGTTCGTTTAGTTTAACGGATGCTTTAAAACAAGTTAGCGGTGTATCCTCCTTAAATAGTGGAGACGCCATAGTTAAGCCGGTAATCCAAGGGTTGCATAGCAGTAGAGTACTCACCTTAAATAATGGAGTGAGAATGGAAGACCAAGAATGGGGGATAGAACATGCTCCTAATGTGGATATAAACACGGCCGGTAGTCTTTCTGTAATTAAGGGGGCGTCGGCATTGCAATACGGCGGGGATGCTATTGGAGGTGTGGTACTGGTGAACCCGGAACCCATTTATGTCAAGGATTCTATTTTTGGCAAAAGCATTATTTCATTGTCTTCAAATGGTATGGGCTCATCTACCAGTAGCACTTTAACACAAACTTTCAAAAATGGATTTTATTGGGGCGTTCAAGGAACCATAAAGAGATTTGGGGATTTTGAAGCTCCAGAGTATGTTTTATCCAACACAGGCTATTCTGAAAAAGATTTTTCAGTAAAATTTGGACTAAAAAAGTTTACATATGGCTTTAATGCTTTTTACAGCTACTTCAATACCAATATAGCTATATTGAGAGCATCGCATATTGGGAATGTTTCAGATCTAGTTAATGCCATAAATAGCGATGAGCCTTTGTTTATAAGGGATTTTACCTATGCGCTGGATGCTCCGGAACAAAAAGTTGAACATCATTTAGCTAAACTCGAATTCTACAAAAGATTTTCTGGCTTAGGTAAACTAACGCTTCAATATAATTATCAAAATAACTATAGAAGGGAATTCGACATAAGGGTTGGCGACGACAAATACAAACCTGCAGTCGATTTATTGCTTACCACACAGCGGGTAAATTCTAATTTTAAGATAGACGCCCTTGAAAATGTAGATTTAAATTTTGGTATAGAAGGTATGTATCAAGAAAACGTCGCAGACCCAAGTACCGGGGTTAGAAGACTTATTCCAGATTATACAAAATACGGTTTTGGTGCCTTTGCCATTGCTAATTATCAATTAAGTGATAAGTTACTGGTGGAAGCAGGGTTTAGATATGATTACTCTCAAATAGATGCCCTAAAATTTTATTTAAAAAATAGATGGGAACAACAAGGTTACGACGACGATTTTTCAGACATAATTATTGAGGATTTTGGTACGCAATACCTCACCAATCCTGTTTTCGACTACAACAATTTTTCTTATACTGCCGGCTTAAACTATAAGTTCAACAATAATTACAACGTAAAATTCAACTACGCAAAAGCGAGCAGGGCTCCAAATCCTTCCGAACTATTTTCAGATGGACTGCACCAATCTGTGGCCGCAATAGAGTTAGGGAGTTTAAGGATCGGATCGGAATACTCCCAAAAATTTTCTTTGATTTTTGCTAAGAATAGTGGCGATTTTACTTTTAATATTGCGCCGTATTACAACCCTATTGATGATTTTATCTACATTGAGCCAACAGGTATAGAAACAACTATTAGAGGTGCATTTCCCGTGTATGAATACACCCAAGTAAACGCAAATCTATGGGGAGTAGATTTAGATGCCAGTTATAGGCTCTCCAAAAACTTTACCTATAATGGTCGATTTGCTTACGTAAGAGGTGAAGATAGGGATAGAAACGAGGCTTTAATAGATATTCCGCCTGCCAACCTTTACAATGCTATAACATTCAATAATACTACTGGAAAGGGATATTCTTTAACCCTACGGAGCGACTATGTTTTTAGGCAAAACCATTACCCCGACAACAATTTCTTTTACCAAGTTATTCAAGATGGGCAGCTCGTGAGCACCCTTGTGGATGTAAGCACGCCACCAGACGCCTATTTTTTACTTGGAATGGACTTTAATACTGGTTTTAATCTTTTTAGGAATACATCTATGGATGTTGGACTTTCTGTAAATAATATTTTAAATACCGCTTACCGCGACTATTTAAATCGGTTACGATATTTCGCCGACAATTCTGGAAGAAATATCAATATTCAAATCAAATTCAATTATTAA
- a CDS encoding TonB-dependent receptor: MKNTITLLFIVGFLIQGLAQNSIQGTVTDAETGEGIPFVNISLPQQEKGTSTDENGIYLLGNLPKGNYKMVVSAIGYKTYSQTVNLDGDTKLAITLTPSAIEIEEVIVSTPFHKLQSENVMKVERQSLEDLKTQGLPTLAEGITSISGVESVTTGVGIGKPVIRGLSSNRVLVYTQGIRLENQQFGAEHGLGVNQAGIESVEVIKGPASLLYGSDALGGVLYLNPEKFAYANETHGDVNANYFTNTEGVSTNAGFKTSGDKLKFLIRGAYDSHADYEAGNGVYTTNSRFNEYDLKSGFGYQDTKFKTEIRYNFNRSNLGIPEEIGEQNRDRDPLLPYQEIDNHIISSKNTLFFDKGSLDVTLGYVANNRKEFEDEHHHHEHEEGEEHEEEGEHHDEEHEEHEGEEHSGEEPALNMKLHTLSYNIQYHLPKLGQFETIFGVQGMHQTNENFGEEILIPDATTVDFGVMGTTHYHMDNSDLQFGLRYDTRRIDTKEMGMVNTEVYFPELDKNYESFNVSAGYRATVFKNIIARINLATGFRAPNLAELTSDGTHSGANRFEIGNPNLDNEQNFQTDLSLEYKNKHVEFFANGFYNTINDYIYLEPTGAIEDGDPVYQYVQDDSFLYGGEFGFHLHPHPIDWLHYETSFETVTGKLRDSGDYLPLIPANKLTNTFRVEFTKGNISNKYAFITMTNVFDQDNVDNFETRTGGYTLFNVGLGATFTAYNQPFQLSVSANNLFDKQYISHLSRLKVDGIYNIGRNINIGLSVPF; the protein is encoded by the coding sequence ATGAAAAACACAATTACCTTACTTTTTATAGTAGGATTTCTAATTCAAGGTTTAGCTCAAAACAGCATCCAAGGAACCGTAACAGATGCAGAAACAGGAGAAGGGATCCCTTTTGTTAATATAAGTTTGCCACAACAGGAAAAAGGCACGAGTACCGACGAAAACGGAATATACCTTCTAGGGAATCTACCTAAAGGAAACTATAAAATGGTGGTCTCTGCCATTGGCTATAAAACCTATTCGCAAACTGTAAATCTAGACGGAGATACTAAGCTCGCTATTACCTTGACCCCATCGGCTATTGAAATAGAAGAGGTAATAGTTTCTACCCCTTTCCATAAACTACAGAGCGAGAATGTAATGAAAGTAGAACGGCAAAGCTTGGAAGATTTAAAAACGCAAGGCTTACCCACTTTGGCAGAAGGAATTACCAGTATTAGCGGTGTGGAAAGCGTTACTACTGGGGTGGGAATAGGGAAACCTGTTATACGTGGATTAAGTTCGAATAGGGTTTTAGTGTACACACAAGGTATTCGATTGGAGAACCAACAATTTGGTGCAGAACATGGTTTGGGCGTTAACCAAGCGGGTATAGAAAGCGTAGAGGTTATAAAAGGCCCAGCTTCTTTGCTCTATGGATCTGATGCACTTGGTGGGGTGCTTTATTTAAACCCTGAGAAGTTTGCCTATGCCAACGAAACCCACGGCGATGTAAACGCAAATTATTTTACCAATACCGAAGGGGTAAGCACCAATGCGGGCTTTAAAACTTCTGGAGATAAATTAAAGTTTTTAATAAGAGGTGCGTATGATTCCCATGCCGATTACGAAGCGGGCAATGGCGTTTATACTACCAATTCACGTTTTAACGAATACGATTTAAAATCGGGGTTTGGATATCAAGACACCAAGTTTAAAACAGAAATTAGATACAATTTCAATCGTTCCAACCTCGGGATTCCAGAGGAAATTGGAGAGCAAAACAGGGATCGTGATCCACTTTTGCCTTATCAAGAAATTGATAACCATATAATAAGTTCCAAAAACACTTTGTTTTTCGACAAAGGGAGTTTGGATGTAACCTTGGGGTATGTTGCCAATAACCGAAAAGAGTTTGAAGACGAACACCACCATCACGAGCATGAGGAGGGCGAAGAACATGAAGAAGAAGGAGAACACCATGATGAAGAACATGAAGAGCACGAAGGGGAAGAACACTCTGGAGAGGAGCCAGCCCTTAATATGAAACTCCATACTCTTAGCTACAACATCCAATATCATCTCCCGAAGCTAGGACAATTTGAAACTATTTTTGGCGTACAGGGCATGCATCAAACCAATGAGAATTTTGGTGAGGAGATACTAATCCCAGATGCCACCACGGTAGATTTCGGAGTAATGGGAACCACGCACTACCACATGGATAACAGCGACCTCCAGTTTGGATTACGCTACGACACCAGACGAATAGACACTAAAGAAATGGGGATGGTTAATACGGAAGTTTATTTTCCTGAGCTCGATAAAAACTACGAAAGTTTTAATGTTTCCGCTGGTTATCGTGCCACTGTATTTAAGAACATCATCGCTAGGATAAATTTGGCCACGGGGTTTAGAGCACCGAATTTGGCCGAGCTTACTTCAGATGGCACGCATAGTGGCGCCAACCGATTTGAAATTGGAAATCCGAACTTGGATAATGAGCAGAACTTTCAAACCGATCTTTCGCTTGAATATAAAAACAAGCATGTTGAATTCTTTGCCAACGGTTTTTATAATACCATTAACGACTATATCTATTTAGAGCCTACGGGAGCTATTGAAGATGGAGACCCGGTATACCAATACGTGCAAGACGATAGTTTTTTGTATGGAGGTGAATTCGGTTTTCACTTGCATCCACATCCTATCGACTGGTTGCATTATGAAACAAGTTTTGAAACGGTTACCGGTAAATTGAGGGATTCGGGAGATTACCTTCCATTAATTCCTGCAAATAAACTCACCAATACCTTTCGTGTGGAATTTACAAAGGGGAATATAAGTAACAAATATGCCTTTATTACCATGACAAACGTTTTCGACCAAGACAACGTAGATAATTTCGAAACGCGAACAGGAGGCTATACGCTTTTTAACGTGGGACTTGGAGCTACTTTCACAGCTTATAATCAGCCGTTTCAATTAAGTGTTAGCGCTAACAATTTGTTCGATAAACAATACATCTCACATCTCTCTAGGTTAAAAGTAGACGGTATCTACAATATTGGTAGAAATATAAATATTGGCTTAAGCGTTCCCTTTTAA
- the folE gene encoding GTP cyclohydrolase I FolE, which produces MSYNNLEEYNIEVTDSVKNSYQEIIKNLGENPDREGLLKTPERAAKAMQFLTQGYGQDAAEILKSAMFAEDYNEMVIVKDIELYSLCEHHLLPFFGKAHIAYIPNGHIVGLSKLPRVVDVFARRLQVQERLTHDILECINSTLKPQGVAVVIEASHMCMMMRGVQKQNSVTTTSGFRGQFEKIETRNEFLKLISSDLG; this is translated from the coding sequence ATGAGTTATAACAATTTAGAGGAGTACAATATAGAAGTTACCGATTCTGTTAAAAACAGCTATCAGGAAATCATTAAAAACCTTGGTGAAAATCCCGATAGGGAAGGGTTGTTAAAAACACCAGAGAGGGCTGCCAAGGCGATGCAGTTCCTTACACAGGGATATGGGCAAGACGCAGCAGAAATCTTAAAAAGCGCCATGTTTGCTGAAGATTATAACGAAATGGTTATTGTGAAGGATATCGAGTTGTATTCTTTATGCGAGCACCATCTATTACCATTCTTCGGAAAAGCCCACATTGCGTATATTCCTAACGGACATATAGTAGGGTTAAGTAAGTTGCCTAGAGTGGTGGATGTTTTTGCTAGACGTTTACAGGTTCAAGAACGACTTACCCATGATATTTTAGAATGTATTAATTCTACCTTAAAACCACAGGGGGTTGCTGTGGTTATTGAAGCATCCCATATGTGTATGATGATGCGCGGTGTACAAAAACAAAACTCGGTAACTACCACATCTGGATTTCGCGGACAATTTGAAAAAATAGAAACGAGAAACGAATTTTTAAAATTGATAAGTTCAGATTTGGGATAA
- a CDS encoding CocE/NonD family hydrolase, producing the protein MKRILLLFLFVSYSCLTAQEEYDVKNHYTKQEVSIEMRDGIKMHTTIYSPKDTSREYPIIIQRTPYSCQPYGEDQFRSKIGPNETMMKDGYIIVYQDVRGRWNSEGVYDNMRAFIPNKEGKQVDEASDTYDTIEWLVENVENNNGNVGVWGISYPGFYSTYSLLSGHPALKAVSPQACIGDFFFDDFHHNGAYLLSYWRATAVFGYEKTKPTKETWYSFPELETQDQYQFFLDAGPLSNLDKYYKKDNVFWQQLKEHPNYDEFWQSRGIIQHLEDIKPATMVVGGWFDAEDLYGPLNTYKTIEKNSDNYNTIVMGPWSHGDWARDKERQAIGNVYFGDNISRFYQDSIETKFFNHFLKDNGKGKIGLPEAYMYDTGANKWNTYATWPPENTVKKVYSLGQDQSLSEIMTLQHSFESFVSDPKKPVPYSEDIKMVFTPRKYMTDDQRFAARRPDVLVFETPELQEDMTVVGDILAKLKVSTTGTAADWIVKIIDVYPPDAKDFEETQDYLKMSNYHMMVRSEVMRGRFRNSFENPEPFVPEEETSVNINLQDVYHTFKKGHIMQVQIQSTWFPLIDINPQTYVDNIFKAKKQDFKKQTHKVYNSSTIEFSVLD; encoded by the coding sequence ATGAAAAGAATACTATTGCTCTTTCTATTTGTTTCCTACAGCTGCTTAACCGCTCAAGAAGAATACGATGTAAAAAACCATTATACCAAGCAAGAAGTTTCCATTGAAATGCGGGATGGTATAAAAATGCACACCACCATTTACAGTCCGAAAGACACCTCACGGGAATATCCTATCATTATACAACGCACGCCTTACAGTTGCCAGCCTTATGGTGAAGATCAATTTCGTTCTAAAATTGGTCCCAATGAAACCATGATGAAAGATGGTTACATTATTGTTTATCAAGATGTACGTGGACGTTGGAACAGCGAAGGTGTTTACGACAATATGAGGGCTTTTATACCCAATAAAGAAGGGAAGCAGGTAGATGAAGCGTCTGATACTTACGACACCATAGAGTGGCTTGTGGAAAATGTAGAAAACAACAATGGCAATGTTGGTGTGTGGGGAATTTCATATCCCGGATTCTATTCTACCTATTCTTTGTTAAGCGGCCATCCGGCTTTAAAAGCAGTCTCCCCGCAGGCATGTATAGGGGATTTCTTTTTTGATGATTTCCACCACAACGGAGCGTATTTGCTAAGCTATTGGAGGGCAACCGCTGTTTTTGGGTACGAAAAAACAAAGCCTACCAAGGAAACTTGGTATTCTTTTCCTGAATTGGAAACACAGGATCAATATCAATTCTTTTTAGATGCAGGACCACTTTCCAATTTGGATAAGTACTATAAAAAAGACAATGTTTTTTGGCAACAGCTCAAAGAACACCCTAATTATGATGAGTTTTGGCAGTCGCGAGGAATTATTCAGCATTTAGAAGATATAAAACCTGCGACCATGGTCGTGGGTGGATGGTTTGATGCGGAAGATCTTTACGGCCCTTTAAATACCTATAAAACCATAGAAAAGAATAGCGATAACTACAATACTATTGTTATGGGGCCATGGAGTCACGGCGATTGGGCGCGTGATAAAGAAAGACAGGCCATTGGAAATGTTTATTTTGGAGATAATATTTCAAGATTTTATCAAGATTCCATCGAGACTAAATTTTTCAATCATTTCCTGAAGGACAATGGCAAAGGTAAAATTGGTTTACCGGAAGCTTATATGTACGATACGGGCGCCAATAAATGGAACACCTACGCTACATGGCCACCAGAAAACACAGTAAAAAAAGTATATAGTTTAGGGCAAGATCAGTCCCTATCAGAAATAATGACATTGCAGCATTCTTTTGAATCGTTTGTGAGCGACCCCAAAAAACCTGTTCCCTACAGTGAAGACATCAAAATGGTATTTACACCGAGGAAATATATGACAGACGACCAACGTTTTGCCGCAAGAAGACCCGATGTTTTGGTTTTTGAAACCCCAGAGCTTCAAGAAGATATGACGGTCGTTGGGGATATTTTGGCTAAATTGAAGGTTTCAACCACTGGAACTGCAGCCGATTGGATTGTTAAAATAATAGATGTGTACCCACCAGATGCCAAAGATTTTGAAGAAACACAGGATTACCTTAAAATGAGTAATTACCATATGATGGTGCGAAGCGAGGTAATGCGTGGCCGTTTTAGAAACAGTTTTGAAAATCCGGAGCCATTTGTTCCTGAAGAAGAAACTTCAGTAAACATCAACTTACAAGATGTGTATCACACCTTTAAAAAAGGACATATAATGCAAGTGCAAATACAAAGTACGTGGTTCCCTTTAATCGATATCAATCCGCAGACATATGTAGATAATATTTTCAAAGCAAAAAAGCAGGATTTCAAAAAGCAAACCCATAAAGTTTATAATTCCTCGACCATAGAATTTAGTGTATTGGACTAA
- a CDS encoding thiol-disulfide oxidoreductase DCC family protein yields the protein MELEAGKKIILFDGVCNLCNSSVQFVIKRDDKNTFKFASLQSEIGKKLLAERGIDPAVTDSIVLIDPNVAYYTKSDAAIEIAKELGNGWQIFSVFDYILPKSIRDSIYSFIAKNRYQWFGKKEACPLPSPEQKAKFLDAYEAS from the coding sequence ATGGAACTGGAAGCTGGAAAAAAAATAATTTTATTTGATGGTGTTTGCAACCTTTGCAACAGCAGCGTACAGTTTGTTATAAAAAGAGACGATAAAAACACCTTTAAATTTGCTTCTTTACAGAGTGAAATTGGTAAAAAATTGTTAGCAGAAAGAGGAATTGACCCGGCTGTTACCGATTCCATTGTCCTGATCGACCCAAATGTGGCTTATTACACAAAATCTGATGCTGCTATTGAAATTGCCAAGGAATTGGGCAATGGCTGGCAAATCTTTAGCGTTTTCGACTATATCCTCCCAAAATCCATAAGAGATAGTATCTACAGTTTTATTGCTAAAAACCGTTACCAATGGTTTGGAAAAAAAGAGGCCTGCCCACTACCTTCACCAGAACAAAAAGCTAAGTTTTTGGATGCTTACGAAGCATCTTAA
- a CDS encoding acetate/propionate family kinase, whose translation MKKILVINSGSSSIKFQLIKMPGEIVVASGLVERIGLDNSKIHYKSKKMNVSEQEKIANHEEGLKRVASFLLDTEKGAINDITEIDAVGHRVVHGGKDFADTVVISAEVKKAIKDLFPLAPLHNPHNYTGIQVAEDVFPEAKQIAVFDTAFHQTLPEKAFRYAIPNKLYNEDNIRVYGFHGTSHKYVAEKAKDFISKKKSKVITVHLGNGCSITAIKNGKSIDHSLGFAPVNGLIMGTRSGDIDQSIIFYMVKTLGYSMEEVSELLHKKSGMLGLTGYSDLREIEERAAEGNRECQLALDMNAYRIKKYIGAYAAALNGVDVIVFTAGIGENSSVLRRMVCEDMSYLGIELEDYKNNVRSSENRIISKESSKVLVLVIPTNEELEIAKESYKLIV comes from the coding sequence ATGAAAAAAATATTAGTAATAAATTCAGGAAGTTCCTCTATAAAATTTCAATTGATAAAAATGCCCGGGGAAATTGTAGTTGCTTCCGGATTGGTGGAGCGCATAGGTCTCGATAATTCTAAGATACATTACAAATCTAAAAAGATGAATGTTTCTGAACAAGAAAAGATAGCCAATCATGAAGAAGGATTGAAACGAGTAGCATCTTTTTTATTGGATACAGAGAAAGGAGCAATTAACGATATAACTGAAATCGATGCAGTAGGGCACAGGGTTGTACACGGTGGTAAGGATTTTGCCGATACGGTTGTAATTAGCGCTGAAGTTAAAAAGGCGATAAAAGACCTATTTCCGCTGGCTCCATTACATAATCCCCATAATTACACAGGAATTCAAGTGGCAGAAGATGTGTTTCCAGAAGCGAAACAAATTGCGGTTTTCGACACCGCTTTTCATCAAACTTTGCCCGAAAAAGCATTTCGGTATGCTATTCCTAATAAATTGTATAACGAAGACAATATTCGAGTATATGGTTTTCATGGTACAAGCCATAAATACGTTGCAGAAAAGGCCAAAGACTTTATAAGCAAAAAGAAATCTAAGGTAATTACAGTCCATTTAGGAAACGGTTGTAGTATTACCGCTATTAAAAATGGTAAAAGTATAGATCATTCGCTTGGTTTTGCCCCTGTAAACGGACTTATCATGGGTACGCGCAGTGGAGATATCGATCAATCCATTATTTTTTACATGGTAAAAACATTGGGATACTCCATGGAGGAAGTAAGCGAACTCCTTCATAAAAAAAGTGGAATGCTTGGTCTAACTGGGTATAGTGATTTAAGGGAAATAGAGGAAAGAGCTGCTGAAGGCAACCGCGAATGTCAATTAGCTTTAGATATGAATGCTTACCGTATAAAAAAATACATCGGCGCTTATGCTGCGGCATTGAATGGAGTAGATGTAATTGTATTTACCGCCGGAATAGGTGAGAACAGTAGTGTTTTAAGAAGAATGGTTTGCGAAGATATGAGCTATTTGGGGATAGAATTAGAGGACTATAAGAACAATGTCCGCTCCTCAGAAAATAGAATTATCAGTAAAGAATCGTCTAAAGTATTGGTTTTGGTGATTCCTACAAACGAGGAACTTGAAATAGCAAAAGAAAGTTATAAGTTGATAGTTTAA